A window of Candidatus Krumholzibacteriia bacterium genomic DNA:
TTCGAGGAGCGCCGCGAGGTGGTCTTCGAACTCTTCCGCGACCTCGGTATCCGCGCGATCAAGACGGGCTACGTGAGCCACGGCCAGGGCATCAGCCGCTACGACACCGAGGGCAACGAAATCGCCAGGGAGTGGCAGCACGGTCAGTACATGGTCCGCCACTTCCGCGACACAGTGAAGGCCGCGGCACGGTACGGCATCATGGTCAACGTGCACGAGCCGATCAAGGGCACCGGAATCCGCCGCACCTGGCCGAACATGATGACGCGCGAGGGTGCACGCGGGCAGGAGTACAACGCCTGGAGCCAGGGCAATGGGCCGGATCACACGGTGATCCTTCCGTTCACGCGTATGCTCAGCGGCCCCATGGACTTCACGCCGGGCATCGTGAACGTCATGATCGAGCCCTACAAGCCGAACAACCGCGTTCCGACCACGGTGGCCAAGCAGCTCGCCCTGTACGTGGTGATCTACTCACCCCTGCAGATGGTCACCGACCTTCCCGAGCACTACGAGGGCGAGCCGGCCTTTGGCTTCATCCAGGACGTGGCCGTGGACTGGGATAAGTCGCTCGGGCTGAACGGCGCGATCGGCGACTACGTGACCGTGGCGCGCAAGGAACGCGACGGCGATCAGTGGTTCCTGGGCAGTATTACCGACGAGAACCCCCGGCGGTTCGACCTGGCCCTGGACTTCCTCGATCGGGGTGTCGACTACGTGGCCTACGTCTACGCCGACGCCGAGAGCGCGCACTGGGAGACCAGGCCCAGGCAGACGAGCATCACGCGGAAACATGTCGATTCCGAGACCGTTCTCACGATCGAACTGGCACCTGGCGGTGGGCAGGCCATCCGCTTCCAGCCGCTCACCGGTGAGGAGTAGCCCTTGCTGAGTACCTTCGACTGGGTCGTCATCGCCGCCTACTTCGTGGGCGTGTTCGCACTGGCTTTCGGCGTGGCCCGGGCGGAGAGAACACGTTCGACGGCACAGGAGTACTTCCTGGCCGGCCGCCACACGGGCTGGTTCGTGATCGGGGCGTCGCTGTTCGCGTCGAACATCGGTTCGGAGCACCTGGTCGGGCTCGCGGGCACCGGTGCGGCGACCGGGCTCGCCGTGGGGCAGTTCGAGATCCTGGCCTCGCTGATCCTGTTGCTGCTCGGCTGGGTGTTCGTGCCCTTCTACGTGCGCAGTGCCGTGGTGACCATGCCCGAGTTCCTGGAGCGGCGCTACTCGCCGGGGGCGCGGGCCTATCTCGCCGCGATCTCGATCCTGGGCTACGTGCTCACGAAGATCAGTGTGACGATCTACGCCGGGGGCATCGTCTTCGAAGCCCTCATGGGGATCGATTTCTGGACGGGCGCGCTGATCGTAGTCGCCGTGACCGGCGTATACACGATCTTCGGCGGACTGCGGGCGGTGCTGTACACCGACATGCTCCAGATGTTCGTGCTCATCGGGGGCGCGATCGGTGTCACGGTGGTCGGGTTGAACGCCGTCGGAGGATGGTCGGAGCTCCGCGCCTCGGTGCCCGACGAATTCTTCAGTGTGTGGCGTCCCGCCGACGATCCCGACTTCCCCTGGACGGGCATCGTGCTCGGCGCGCCGATCCTGGGTATCTGGTACTGGTGCACCGATCAGTTCATCGTCCAGCGCGTGCTCGCCGCGCGCGACGAGGACCAGGCGCGCAAGGGGACGGTGTTCGCGGGCTTCCTCAAGATCCTGCCGCTGTTCATCTTCGTGTTGCCCGGCGTGATCGCGACCGCGCTGGCCAACTCGGGTCAGCTCGAACTGAATAGGCCCGACGAGGCGCTGCCGGTGCTCGTGAGCACTCTGCTGCCGGTGGGACTGCGTGGTCTGGTCGTCGCTGGTCTGTTGGCCGCACTCATGAGTTCGCTGAGCAGCGTACTGAACTCGTGCTCGACCCTGGTCACGTGGGATATCTACGGTCGACTCCGGCCCGAAGCGTCGCAGCGGCAGCTCGTGGTGGTGGGGCAGGTCGTGACCGTCGTGCTCGTCGGCGTGTCGCTGCTGTGGATTCCACTCATGGAGAACATCTCGGGCAAACTCTACCAGTACATGCAGAGCGTGCAGGCCTACATCAGCCCGCCCATCGCCGCGGTGTTCCTCCTCGGGATCGCGTCGAAGCGGGTGAACGGAGCCGGCGCGCTGGCCAGTCTGCTGGCCGGATTCGTGCTGGGAATGGGACGCTTGGTGCTCGAGTTGAACAAGGACGCGCTGGGTGACGGCCTGCTCTACGCCTACGCCGACCTGAACTTCCTGCACTTCGCAGTGCTCTTGTTCGTGATCTGCACGCTGGTGCTGGTCGGGGTCTCACTGGCCACGACCGCCATGGGCGACATGCGCCTTCGGGGTCTCACCTTCCAGACGCTCGGAGACGAGGAGATGGAGCCGGCCCACACGACGACGAAGCTCTGGAGCGTGGTGCTGCTGCTCTGCGTCATCGCCGTGTGGATCGTGTTCCGCTGATCGCTACTCGACGACCGGTCCGGCCGGGGTGACCGCGTCGGCATCGTGTTCGCCGGTGCAGATCCGGATCGTCTGGTCGAGCGGCTGGACGATGATCTTGCCGTCGCCCACGTCTCCGGTCCGGGCGACGGTGGCGATCGTGTCGACGGTCACGTCGACGAAGGCCTGCGACACGGCGATCTCCAGACGGATCTTCTCCACGAGTTCCATCTTCACGCGGGTCCCACGATAGGTGGCCACCTCGCTCGTTTCGCCGCCGTGTCCCTGGCAGCGGGAGATCGTCAGCCCCCGTACCTCGCGGTGGTACAGCGCCTCGAGAACGTCGTGCAGCTTCTCGGGACGGGTGATCGCGATGATCAGCCTCATCGGGGACCTCCCGAGAACGACGGCACGGGCGCCGCGACCGGCTTCGGATCGCCACTGTTCCCGGGGGAGGCGAGAACGGCCCCTTCGCCCTGGGCGTAGGCCTCCTCGCCATGTGCGCTCAGGTCGAGCCCCACACCCTCGGCGCGATCGTCGACACGGAGCGGCAGGAACGAACTCATGATCTTCATCATGGCGTTCAGGGCATTCTTCCCGCGGACGAGGCCTCCGTAGAAGAAGGCCAGGGCGGGGGTCATGAGCAGGGCGAGAGCACGCGCGACGAGCACGAAGGCCTTGTCCCCGGAGGAGATGGCGGGATCGGGACTCAACGGG
This region includes:
- a CDS encoding glycoside hydrolase family 97 catalytic domain-containing protein — protein: LSLNEPSKIDDTSWITPGKYAGIWWSLHIGKETWKTGPTHGATTDNAKRMVDFAAENDFLGVLIEGWNTGWDEGWLEEGVFDFTTPTADYDLEEVARYAREKGVTIVGHLENGGDVTGFEERREVVFELFRDLGIRAIKTGYVSHGQGISRYDTEGNEIAREWQHGQYMVRHFRDTVKAAARYGIMVNVHEPIKGTGIRRTWPNMMTREGARGQEYNAWSQGNGPDHTVILPFTRMLSGPMDFTPGIVNVMIEPYKPNNRVPTTVAKQLALYVVIYSPLQMVTDLPEHYEGEPAFGFIQDVAVDWDKSLGLNGAIGDYVTVARKERDGDQWFLGSITDENPRRFDLALDFLDRGVDYVAYVYADAESAHWETRPRQTSITRKHVDSETVLTIELAPGGGQAIRFQPLTGEE
- a CDS encoding sodium:solute symporter; translated protein: MLSTFDWVVIAAYFVGVFALAFGVARAERTRSTAQEYFLAGRHTGWFVIGASLFASNIGSEHLVGLAGTGAATGLAVGQFEILASLILLLLGWVFVPFYVRSAVVTMPEFLERRYSPGARAYLAAISILGYVLTKISVTIYAGGIVFEALMGIDFWTGALIVVAVTGVYTIFGGLRAVLYTDMLQMFVLIGGAIGVTVVGLNAVGGWSELRASVPDEFFSVWRPADDPDFPWTGIVLGAPILGIWYWCTDQFIVQRVLAARDEDQARKGTVFAGFLKILPLFIFVLPGVIATALANSGQLELNRPDEALPVLVSTLLPVGLRGLVVAGLLAALMSSLSSVLNSCSTLVTWDIYGRLRPEASQRQLVVVGQVVTVVLVGVSLLWIPLMENISGKLYQYMQSVQAYISPPIAAVFLLGIASKRVNGAGALASLLAGFVLGMGRLVLELNKDALGDGLLYAYADLNFLHFAVLLFVICTLVLVGVSLATTAMGDMRLRGLTFQTLGDEEMEPAHTTTKLWSVVLLLCVIAVWIVFR
- a CDS encoding P-II family nitrogen regulator; this encodes MRLIIAITRPEKLHDVLEALYHREVRGLTISRCQGHGGETSEVATYRGTRVKMELVEKIRLEIAVSQAFVDVTVDTIATVARTGDVGDGKIIVQPLDQTIRICTGEHDADAVTPAGPVVE